The following coding sequences lie in one Saimiri boliviensis isolate mSaiBol1 chromosome 6, mSaiBol1.pri, whole genome shotgun sequence genomic window:
- the LRRC10B gene encoding leucine-rich repeat-containing protein 10B: MGIAESTPDELPSDAEEQLRSGEQQLELSGRRLRRLPSAVCALSRLQKLYVSGTGLRELPEEIEELRELRILALDFNKLERLPDGLCRLPRLTRLYLGGNRLLALPADFAQLQSLRCLWIEGNFLRRFPRPLLRLVALQSLQMGDNRLRALPAELPRMTGLRGLWLYGNRFEEFPPALLRMGRLHILDLDRNRLGGFPDLHPLRALRVFSYDHNPVTGPPRVADTVFLVGEGAVERMAERDEPTPRPPPRRPARAFEDEEEEDLLIGGAGSRTLGVPGDSLRALEAAPGLGT; this comes from the coding sequence ATGGGCATCGCCGAGTCCACGCCGGATGAGCTGCCGTCGGACGCGGAGGAGCAGTTGCGCAGCGGCGAGCAGCAGCTGGAGCTGAGCgggcggcggctgcggcggctGCCCAGCGCCGTGTGCGCGCTGAGCCGCCTGCAGAAGCTGTATGTGAGCGGCACGGGGCTGCGCGAGCTGCCCGAGGAGATCGAGGAGCTGCGCGAGCTGCGCATCCTGGCGCTGGACTTCAACAAACTCGAGCGCCTGCCTGACGGCCTTTGCCGCCTGCCGCGCCTCACGCGCCTCTACCTGGGCGGCAACCGGCTGCTGGCGCTGCCCGCGGACTTCGCGCAGCTGCAGAGCCTGCGCTGCCTCTGGATCGAGGGCAACTTCTTGCGGCGCTTCCCGCGGCCGCTGCTGCGCCTGGTGGCGCTGCAGTCGCTCCAGATGGGCGACAACCGGCTGCGCGCGCTGCCGGCGGAGCTGCCGCGCATGACGGGCTTGCGTGGCCTCTGGCTCTACGGCAACCGCTTCGAGGAGTTCCCGCCCGCGCTGCTGCGCATGGGCCGCCTGCACATCCTCGACCTCGACCGCAACCGCCTGGGCGGCTTCCCCGACCTGCATCCGCTACGCGCGCTGCGCGTCTTCTCCTACGACCACAACCCGGTCACCGGGCCCCCGCGCGTCGCGGACACTGTGTTCCTCGTGGGCGAGGGCGCCGTCGAGCGCATGGCGGAGCGCGACGAGCCCACGCCCCGGCCTCCGCCCCGGCGCCCAGCACGCGCCtttgaggatgaggaggaggaagacctGCTCATAGGCGGCGCTGGCTCCCGGACTCTGGGCGTCCCCGGGGACAGCCTCCGGGCCCTGGAAGCCGCTCCAGGACTGGGCACTTGA